From a region of the Candidatus Azobacteroides pseudotrichonymphae genomovar. CFP2 genome:
- a CDS encoding PD-(D/E)XK nuclease family protein — MNKYSPTPFLYLVAENLISRFGTDLSDIVVVFPGMRAKLFLNNYLHQYVKVPLWSPQYQTIESLFTESSPLQIGDDILLISELYKIYNQIHNKHFKKPFKKTLDEFFFFGETLLNDFDEIDKNNIDAKLLFGNLQDLSTLRDNLSHLSENQIQALIHHFKHIFQNKTPLQNNFRNIWNMLGEVYTSFKTRLKEKNISYPGMLMRQVVENTENLFKEMHYAFVGFNALNKCEEQLFELLKEKSSFYWDYDKYYLETEAGQFIKYNIHKFNSSLPPQQFDTFLNIDKKITFLNSFSESGQSAVIPQWINSLQKESSFIQPNSAIILCNETILPTIIHTIPPNTVENINITMGFPIVQTAISGFLQILIEMQIKGYSPANQSFGYKYVLSVLRHPYTTLIFPKALEVEKELIKNNIFFPTLAELQDEILFTYVPDTLSLTQYLLNIIQKLKQSYKNKDTNIYAGLYQESIYSSYIIINRLYRLLSTENLNIGKTIFSWLLRKYLSETKVPFNGNPVKGLQIMGVLETRTLDFNNLIIFNVNEGYMPGHRNENTFIPQFLRKHFRMYTVEHQDSIYAYYFYRLITRAQNITLVYTTNETQIGKAEMSRFLLQLLVDPRLKDNIERFTLQASVIPMHSRHITIDKDKSLLEKIKNKYDLNTNIQAKSLSPTILSCFISCPYHFYLEYIQELRNKTELSSETDNSIFGSIFHQAAKLLYQQIGTRQIDSKTLDMYTQSPQYIRNIALEAFQREFFKRQVKEKDYNGKQLINLHVICKMLDRLVRFDQKHTPFSILELEFPINGSFPIKKGNIHINIGGVIDRLQEKDGKHIIIDYKTGHEKNSFKNLSELLSTKHKHIFQAFIYATLYSQKEKNKPIVPVPLYIQRIHKKKYSPILIYNNTPVDNFNKFEIDFKNLLFKKIEELFDPNIPFQQTKTIQNCEYCSFKERCNRY; from the coding sequence ATGAACAAGTATTCTCCTACTCCTTTTCTCTATCTGGTCGCGGAGAATCTAATTTCCCGTTTTGGAACAGACCTTTCTGATATTGTCGTGGTTTTCCCCGGTATGCGAGCAAAATTATTTCTCAACAATTATCTTCATCAATATGTTAAAGTTCCTCTATGGTCCCCCCAATACCAAACTATAGAAAGCTTATTCACGGAATCATCACCTTTACAAATCGGTGATGACATTTTATTGATTTCCGAACTTTACAAAATATATAACCAAATACATAATAAACACTTCAAAAAACCTTTTAAAAAAACTTTAGACGAATTTTTCTTTTTTGGGGAAACACTTCTAAATGATTTTGATGAAATAGACAAAAACAATATCGATGCAAAGTTATTATTTGGAAATCTGCAAGATCTGAGTACACTACGAGACAACTTGTCACATTTATCCGAAAATCAAATCCAGGCTCTAATTCACCATTTTAAACATATTTTTCAAAACAAAACTCCACTACAAAACAATTTCCGCAATATTTGGAATATGTTAGGTGAAGTGTATACTTCTTTCAAGACAAGATTAAAAGAAAAAAATATTTCTTATCCCGGAATGTTAATGAGACAAGTGGTAGAAAACACGGAAAATCTTTTTAAAGAAATGCACTACGCCTTTGTGGGATTTAATGCATTGAACAAGTGCGAAGAACAACTATTTGAACTATTGAAAGAAAAATCTTCTTTTTATTGGGATTACGACAAATATTATCTCGAAACTGAAGCTGGACAATTTATAAAGTACAATATCCACAAATTCAACTCGTCTTTACCTCCACAGCAATTTGATACTTTCCTAAATATTGACAAAAAAATCACTTTTTTGAACTCTTTTTCCGAAAGTGGACAATCAGCTGTTATTCCACAATGGATAAACTCTTTGCAAAAAGAATCTTCGTTTATACAACCCAATTCGGCTATTATACTGTGTAATGAAACAATTTTACCAACAATAATACATACTATTCCACCAAATACAGTAGAAAATATCAACATTACAATGGGATTCCCTATCGTACAAACAGCTATTAGTGGATTTTTACAAATCCTCATTGAAATGCAAATCAAGGGTTATAGTCCTGCCAACCAATCGTTCGGATATAAATATGTACTATCCGTACTAAGACATCCCTATACAACTCTTATTTTCCCAAAAGCCCTTGAAGTAGAAAAAGAATTAATAAAAAACAATATTTTCTTCCCCACATTAGCCGAACTACAAGACGAAATTCTTTTTACATACGTTCCGGATACGTTAAGTCTAACACAATATCTTTTGAATATTATCCAAAAACTAAAACAATCCTATAAAAATAAAGATACAAACATATATGCTGGATTATACCAAGAATCCATTTATAGCTCTTATATAATTATAAATCGTTTATATAGATTGCTATCTACCGAAAATTTGAATATTGGAAAAACAATCTTTTCTTGGCTTTTGCGAAAATATTTATCTGAAACAAAAGTTCCTTTTAATGGAAATCCTGTAAAAGGGCTACAAATAATGGGTGTATTAGAAACTCGTACACTGGATTTCAACAATCTAATAATTTTTAATGTTAACGAAGGATATATGCCTGGGCATAGAAATGAAAACACTTTTATTCCTCAATTTCTTCGAAAACATTTTAGGATGTATACTGTTGAACATCAAGATTCAATATATGCTTATTATTTTTATAGGCTGATTACTCGAGCACAAAATATTACACTTGTATATACTACAAACGAAACACAAATAGGCAAAGCTGAAATGAGCCGTTTCCTTTTACAATTGCTAGTAGATCCTCGATTAAAAGACAATATTGAGCGATTCACTTTACAAGCAAGTGTTATTCCTATGCATTCACGACACATTACAATAGATAAAGACAAATCTTTACTGGAAAAAATCAAAAACAAATACGATTTAAATACCAACATTCAAGCAAAATCTTTATCCCCAACAATTTTATCTTGTTTTATCTCCTGTCCTTACCATTTTTACCTTGAATATATTCAAGAATTAAGAAATAAGACAGAATTATCTTCCGAGACAGATAATTCTATTTTCGGCTCTATATTCCATCAAGCTGCAAAACTTCTTTACCAACAAATCGGTACAAGACAAATTGATTCAAAAACTCTTGATATGTATACTCAATCCCCACAATATATACGAAACATCGCACTAGAAGCTTTTCAAAGAGAATTTTTCAAAAGACAAGTTAAAGAAAAAGATTATAATGGGAAACAACTAATCAACCTACATGTCATTTGCAAAATGTTGGATCGCCTAGTCCGATTCGACCAAAAACATACTCCTTTTTCAATCCTTGAACTAGAATTTCCTATAAACGGCTCCTTTCCTATTAAAAAAGGAAACATTCACATAAACATTGGAGGAGTTATTGACCGACTGCAAGAAAAAGATGGGAAACATATCATTATAGATTACAAAACTGGCCATGAAAAAAATTCATTCAAAAATTTATCTGAACTTCTCAGCACTAAACATAAACATATTTTCCAAGCTTTTATCTACGCTACACTTTATTCTCAAAAAGAGAAAAATAAACCTATAGTACCAGTTCCATTATATATCCAACGGATCCATAAAAAAAAATATTCTCCTATTCTAATTTATAACAATACACCTGTAGATAATTTTAACAAA
- the tsaE gene encoding tRNA (adenosine(37)-N6)-threonylcarbamoyltransferase complex ATPase subunit type 1 TsaE: MELRLEELPVVAKKFISCMGDNKVFAFIGEIGVGKTTFIKKICDALGVKDMVNSPTFSIVNEYYAEFLNSRIYHFDFYRIESIEEAINIGIEDYFESGVLCFMEWADRIGSLLPKETIFVNIGEQLDGLRSISWSM, translated from the coding sequence ATGGAATTGAGATTAGAGGAACTTCCGGTAGTTGCAAAGAAGTTTATTTCTTGTATGGGGGATAATAAAGTGTTTGCTTTTATTGGAGAAATTGGAGTTGGAAAGACAACTTTTATTAAAAAAATTTGTGATGCATTAGGTGTAAAGGATATGGTGAATAGTCCAACTTTTTCAATTGTAAATGAATATTATGCAGAGTTTTTGAATAGTCGGATTTATCATTTTGATTTCTATCGGATAGAAAGTATAGAAGAAGCAATTAATATTGGAATAGAAGATTATTTCGAGAGCGGTGTATTGTGTTTTATGGAGTGGGCAGACAGGATTGGAAGTCTTTTACCGAAGGAAACAATATTTGTAAATATAGGAGAACAGTTGGATGGATTAAGGAGTATCAGTTGGAGCATGTAA